From Alkalicoccobacillus plakortidis:
GTTCTTCGGTTAGATCCTGGTACACATCTTCTGTTGTATACCCCTCAACTGGTGTATTTGCTGCACTTCTGCCAAACAAGATCCCTGAACAATGTTCAAACCATCCCGCAAGCTTCATCTGAATGAGTGCTCGTTTTAGATCCGTTGTGGTCATCTCACAGTTTTCAAAAAACCACAGTACTGGCTCTTCCTCAACAAACTGTCTTCTAAAGGTTGAAACATCCCCATATGGTGTACCGACTAGATGGTGAATCACATCAACACAGCCTCCAAGTAAGCGTCCTTCCACTTCAACTTTCTGACCTGTTGAAGACTTCCATTCTGTTGTCTCATTTAAATGAAAAACATGTGGGCTTGGATTCTCAAAGTCCCACTCCTTTTGATACTTTTCTGAGGAATATTGTATAACCTCTCCACCCGCTTCGGTCGAAAGCACCTGCTCCCACATTGCTGTAGTGGCATCGTACTCTTCTCCTCTTAGATCCACCAGATTTGTTCCATGAGCGGTCGCCATTCCAGTTTGCAGCGTCACGGCTAAAAGCAGCATACTCACATCAGAATAACCTAAGATCCATTTTGATTGAATCGATTCAAAATCTAGGTGCTCTAATACCTCTATTAATAACTCCCCGCCCCATGGTGGAATAATGAGATCGACCTGATCATCTGTCATCATTCTATTAAATTCTTCTGCCCGCACCTCAGCCGATGCCGACCTAGCCTTAACTTGAGTCCAGACCGTTTCACCACATTGCAGATGGTAGCCTCTCTCTTTCAACCGAGCCGAAGCTTCTTTTACAATGTGATGGAGTTCAAGTGGTACCCCAGACGAAGTGGCTGTCACCCCAATTGTGGCACCTTTTTTCATATGAGGATATGTAATCATCTCGAATCTCTTCCCTTCCAACTATTTTTCATATCTCCCCAAAACTTCACAGCATTTAACATCTTCTTTGTACACTAAGACAAATGCTCGAGAAATCAGGAGGATCGTTATGAATTCAACTAAGAAAAAGAAAAAACAAACTAGTGCTTCTATCTACCAAGTCGTATGGAAATGGCATTTTTACGCTGGCATTATTTCAGCACCATTTTTATTTATTTTAGCATTTAGTGGAAGTGTTTACTTGTTTAAACCACAAATTGAAGCCTTTTTATATCAGGATTATTTTGTCGTGGATCAAGTGGCAGAAGATCGAGTTTCCTTTTCAGCCCAAAGAGATCAGGTAAAAGAATTCTATCCTGATGCCTCGATTTCATCTTTTGTATTAAAGGACGAACCCGACGCTACAACAGAGTTTCTAATCAGTGAAGATGGGGAATCTGCCTCGGTTTTTGTTAACCCTTACACCGGAGACATACAAGGAAAGCTAGCTGATGATAATCGACTTATGACGATTTTCAAGAAAATACATAGTGAGCTCTGGATTGCCGGCACGATTGGAAACCGAATCGTTGAACTCGCTTCCTGTTGGGCGATCATTCTACTTATCACTGGCCTATACATCTGGTGGCCACGAAATCGCGCTTCCATCTGGGGAACGATACTACCAAGACTACGAAAAAAAGGAAGACTCTTTTGGCGCGATATGCATGCAGTCCCTGCCTTTTGGTTATCCATTTTTATTCTAATTCTTATCGCAACCGGACTACCTTGGTCAGGCGTATTAGGACAACAAATCCAAAAGCTTTCGACTGCCCCTGATCACTCTTATGCCTGGCAGGAACGTCCGGAATCCATCACACTCACTAAGGACGCAGCAGATGGTATTCCATGGGCGAACGAAAATTTGGAGATGCCTGAATCTGAATTTGAAAGCGAATATCTACCTATCAACATTGAAGACGTAACCCATATTGCCGAAATGGAAGGCATGGCCTACC
This genomic window contains:
- a CDS encoding PepSY-associated TM helix domain-containing protein yields the protein MNSTKKKKKQTSASIYQVVWKWHFYAGIISAPFLFILAFSGSVYLFKPQIEAFLYQDYFVVDQVAEDRVSFSAQRDQVKEFYPDASISSFVLKDEPDATTEFLISEDGESASVFVNPYTGDIQGKLADDNRLMTIFKKIHSELWIAGTIGNRIVELASCWAIILLITGLYIWWPRNRASIWGTILPRLRKKGRLFWRDMHAVPAFWLSIFILILIATGLPWSGVLGQQIQKLSTAPDHSYAWQERPESITLTKDAADGIPWANENLEMPESEFESEYLPINIEDVTHIAEMEGMAYPYTLSLPDGPTGVYTISHETNRLDLSTKHIDQYSGTVLVSRSFQDFDFIPKLVSAGIALHEGRLFGLAKPITWSDHLFRFDGDCS
- a CDS encoding S66 family peptidase, which produces MITYPHMKKGATIGVTATSSGVPLELHHIVKEASARLKERGYHLQCGETVWTQVKARSASAEVRAEEFNRMMTDDQVDLIIPPWGGELLIEVLEHLDFESIQSKWILGYSDVSMLLLAVTLQTGMATAHGTNLVDLRGEEYDATTAMWEQVLSTEAGGEVIQYSSEKYQKEWDFENPSPHVFHLNETTEWKSSTGQKVEVEGRLLGGCVDVIHHLVGTPYGDVSTFRRQFVEEEPVLWFFENCEMTTTDLKRALIQMKLAGWFEHCSGILFGRSAANTPVEGYTTEDVYQDLTEELGVPVIYEIDCGHVPPQLTLINGAYAKVETEDGKGKVTQWFK